The following proteins are co-located in the Amycolatopsis tolypomycina genome:
- a CDS encoding HpcH/HpaI aldolase/citrate lyase family protein, whose amino-acid sequence MTTPRRSVLYMPGANERALEKAKTIPADALILDLEDAVSPDAKEAARERVCAAVGSYGSREVTIRVNGLDTEWHDADLRAAASAGPAAVVVPKVNSAAEVHNIERALELGGAPDHTKIWAMLETPVAMLHAEEIAAASERLTVLVMGTNDLAKELHAEFVPGRGPLLGGLSLCLLAARATGRVILDGVYNDVKDIPGFEAECEQGRQYGFDGKTLIHPAQVEPCNRIFAPSEAEIDRSRRIIEAFEAAQKDGRGVVTVDGRMIENLHVDNARRVLALAEAVKG is encoded by the coding sequence ATGACCACTCCCCGACGCTCGGTCCTCTACATGCCCGGCGCGAACGAGCGCGCGCTGGAGAAGGCCAAGACGATCCCGGCGGACGCGCTGATCCTCGACCTCGAGGACGCCGTCTCCCCCGACGCCAAGGAAGCCGCTCGCGAGCGCGTGTGCGCGGCGGTGGGTTCGTACGGTTCGCGCGAGGTGACGATCCGGGTCAACGGCCTGGACACCGAGTGGCACGACGCCGACCTGCGCGCGGCCGCGTCGGCCGGCCCGGCCGCGGTGGTCGTCCCGAAGGTGAACTCGGCGGCCGAAGTGCACAACATCGAGCGCGCGCTGGAACTCGGCGGGGCACCGGACCACACGAAGATCTGGGCGATGCTGGAGACACCGGTCGCGATGCTGCACGCCGAGGAGATCGCGGCGGCGTCCGAGCGGCTGACCGTGCTGGTGATGGGCACGAACGACCTGGCCAAGGAGCTGCACGCGGAGTTCGTCCCGGGCCGCGGCCCGCTGCTGGGCGGGCTCTCGCTGTGCCTGCTGGCGGCACGGGCGACCGGTCGCGTGATCCTGGACGGCGTCTACAACGACGTGAAGGACATTCCTGGTTTCGAGGCGGAGTGCGAGCAGGGCCGCCAGTACGGGTTCGACGGCAAGACGCTGATCCACCCGGCGCAGGTCGAGCCGTGCAACCGGATCTTCGCGCCGTCCGAAGCGGAGATCGACCGGTCGCGGCGGATCATCGAGGCGTTCGAGGCAGCGCAGAAGGACGGCCGCGGCGTGGTGACCGTGGACGGCCGGATGATCGAGAACCTGCACGTCGACAACGCGCGGCGGGTGCTGGCGCTGGCGGAGGCCGTCAAGGGCTGA
- a CDS encoding ABC transporter ATP-binding protein, whose amino-acid sequence MTLSVRGLSVSSLVRDVSFEIGAGERVGLIGESGSGKSLTALSIMGLLPEDLPASGSITLHGRELVGMSEKDLSRLRGDELAMVFQEPMTALNPAMRVGRQVTEPGRIHGRRHRAEDLLDAVGLPGTARAYPHQLSGGQRQRVVLAMALANEPSLLICDEPTTALDVTVQAQILTLIKRALSRESALLFITHDLAVVASVCERVLVMLDGEIVEAGSTREVLTQPSHAYTRKLLAASDLEARR is encoded by the coding sequence ATGACGCTTTCGGTGCGTGGCCTCAGCGTTTCGTCTCTCGTTCGGGACGTGTCCTTCGAGATCGGCGCGGGCGAGCGCGTCGGCCTGATCGGCGAGTCCGGGTCCGGGAAGTCGCTGACGGCCTTGTCGATCATGGGCCTGCTGCCCGAGGACCTGCCCGCGTCCGGCTCGATCACGCTGCACGGCCGCGAGCTAGTCGGAATGTCCGAAAAGGACCTATCGCGGCTGCGCGGCGACGAGCTGGCCATGGTGTTCCAGGAGCCGATGACGGCGTTGAACCCGGCCATGCGCGTCGGCCGCCAGGTCACCGAGCCCGGCCGCATCCACGGCCGCCGCCACCGCGCGGAAGACCTCCTCGACGCGGTGGGCCTGCCGGGCACCGCCCGCGCGTACCCGCACCAGCTCTCCGGCGGCCAGCGGCAGCGGGTGGTGCTCGCGATGGCACTGGCCAACGAGCCGTCGCTGCTGATCTGCGACGAGCCGACGACCGCCCTCGACGTCACCGTGCAGGCCCAGATCCTCACCCTCATCAAGAGGGCACTTTCACGTGAAAGTGCCCTCCTCTTCATCACGCACGACCTCGCCGTGGTGGCTTCGGTGTGTGAACGCGTGCTGGTGATGCTGGACGGCGAGATCGTCGAAGCTGGCTCGACACGCGAAGTGCTGACGCAGCCTTCGCATGCCTACACGCGGAAGCTGCTGGCCGCCTCGGACCTGGAGGCCCGGCGATGA
- a CDS encoding HpcH/HpaI aldolase/citrate lyase family protein: MRSPKDFFAPLALGAPAPVREIPVTPSRMIHFFDPGNEKMAAKVPDIAKKVDVLLGNLEDAVRADRKEAARAGLVAIAKANDFGKTQLWTRVNSLDSPWVLDDLVTLVTEIGDKLDVIMVPKVEGAQDIHYVDRLLAQLEARAGLTKPLLVHAILETASGVANVEEIAGASPRMQGISLGPADLAASRRMKTTRVGGGHPGYLVRTDPTGDDLTAGRTTYQQDLWHYTVARMVDACAMHGILPYYGPFGDIRDVVACEDQFRNAFLLGCVGAWSLHPVQIDIAKKVFSPSPSDVAWARRVIAEMGDGTGAVMIDGKMQDDASVKQCRVVAELADALAADDPELAAAYDAATKEALG; the protein is encoded by the coding sequence ATGCGCTCCCCGAAGGACTTCTTCGCCCCGCTCGCCCTGGGCGCGCCCGCCCCCGTGCGGGAGATCCCGGTGACGCCGTCCCGGATGATCCACTTCTTCGACCCCGGCAACGAGAAGATGGCGGCCAAGGTGCCGGACATCGCGAAGAAGGTCGACGTCCTGCTCGGGAACCTCGAGGACGCCGTCCGCGCCGACCGCAAGGAGGCCGCGCGGGCCGGGCTGGTCGCGATCGCCAAGGCGAACGACTTCGGGAAGACGCAGCTGTGGACGCGGGTCAACAGCCTGGACTCGCCGTGGGTGCTCGACGACCTCGTCACGCTGGTCACCGAGATCGGCGACAAGCTCGACGTGATCATGGTGCCGAAGGTCGAAGGCGCGCAGGACATCCACTACGTCGACCGGCTGCTGGCCCAGCTCGAGGCGCGCGCCGGGCTGACGAAGCCGCTGCTGGTGCACGCCATCCTCGAGACGGCGAGCGGCGTGGCCAATGTGGAGGAGATCGCCGGCGCCAGCCCGCGCATGCAGGGCATCTCGCTCGGCCCGGCCGACCTGGCCGCGAGCCGTCGCATGAAGACGACGCGCGTCGGCGGCGGGCACCCCGGCTACCTGGTGCGCACCGACCCGACCGGCGACGACCTGACCGCCGGCCGGACGACCTACCAGCAGGACCTCTGGCACTACACGGTGGCGAGGATGGTGGACGCGTGCGCGATGCACGGGATCCTGCCGTACTACGGGCCGTTCGGGGACATCCGCGACGTCGTCGCGTGCGAGGACCAGTTCCGCAACGCGTTCCTGCTCGGCTGCGTCGGCGCGTGGAGCCTGCACCCGGTGCAGATCGACATCGCGAAGAAGGTGTTCTCGCCGTCGCCGTCCGATGTGGCCTGGGCGCGCCGGGTGATCGCCGAGATGGGCGACGGCACGGGCGCGGTGATGATCGACGGGAAGATGCAGGACGACGCGTCGGTGAAGCAGTGCCGCGTGGTCGCCGAACTGGCCGACGCCCTCGCGGCGGACGACCCCGAACTCGCCGCGGCCTACGACGCGGCCACCAAGGAGGCCCTCGGATGA
- a CDS encoding SDR family NAD(P)-dependent oxidoreductase, with translation MNYENLFRLDGRRAVVLGAGGIGREAARALAAHGADVVCADRDLEAAREAGVGEAYELDLLAPGAIDRAASDLGPLDVVVLTAATNVRKRLLDYTREEFDRVLALNLGVTFEVVRVFGAGMVARGRGSIIGFSSIRGTTVEPGQGPYAATKAGLVQLFRTAAAEFGPAGVRVNAIAPGVVETPLTAQIKANPEWYDAYAAKGALGRWARPDELAGAVVYLASDASSFVTGSVLAVDGGWTAVDGRFDPPAS, from the coding sequence GTGAACTACGAAAACCTGTTCCGGCTCGACGGACGGCGGGCCGTCGTGCTCGGCGCGGGCGGCATCGGCCGCGAAGCCGCGCGGGCGCTGGCCGCGCACGGCGCCGACGTGGTGTGCGCGGATCGCGATCTCGAAGCCGCGCGCGAGGCGGGCGTCGGCGAGGCGTACGAACTCGACCTCCTCGCGCCGGGCGCGATCGACCGGGCCGCGAGCGATCTCGGCCCGCTCGACGTCGTCGTGCTGACCGCCGCGACGAACGTCCGCAAACGGCTGCTCGACTACACGCGCGAGGAGTTCGACCGCGTCCTCGCGCTGAACCTCGGCGTGACGTTCGAGGTCGTGCGGGTCTTCGGCGCCGGCATGGTCGCGCGCGGACGGGGCAGCATCATCGGCTTCTCGTCGATCCGCGGCACGACCGTCGAGCCCGGCCAGGGCCCGTACGCGGCGACGAAAGCGGGTCTCGTCCAGCTGTTCCGGACGGCCGCCGCGGAGTTCGGACCGGCCGGCGTCCGGGTCAACGCGATCGCCCCCGGCGTTGTCGAGACCCCGCTGACCGCCCAGATCAAGGCGAACCCCGAGTGGTACGACGCGTACGCGGCGAAGGGCGCGTTGGGTCGCTGGGCGCGTCCCGACGAACTCGCCGGAGCGGTCGTGTACCTCGCTTCGGACGCTTCGTCGTTCGTAACCGGCTCAGTGCTGGCCGTGGACGGTGGCTGGACCGCCGTCGACGGCCGCTTCGACCCGCCTGCCTCGTGA
- a CDS encoding ribose-phosphate diphosphokinase — translation MNDTSREIAVFSGSAHPELAEEICQHLGVPLQPAEVRRFANDCLEVQLQANCRERDVFIIQPLIKPVQEHLVELLLMLDAARGASASRITAVMPHYSYARSDKKDAPRISIGGRLVADLLVTAGASRVLAMTLHSPQVHGFFSVPVDHLHALQELAKHFRQYDLSRATVVSPDLGNAKEASHFARLLGVQVAAGAKERFPDDRVQITSVIGEITGRDVIVLDDEIAKGSTVLELLDRLAELEPRSIRVACTHGLFAAKAIERIGSRPEVLEIVCTNTVPVPEEERTEKLKILSIAPAMAEAIRRIHNGESVSALF, via the coding sequence GTGAACGACACGTCGAGAGAGATCGCCGTCTTCAGCGGCAGCGCGCACCCCGAGCTGGCCGAGGAGATCTGCCAGCACCTCGGCGTGCCGCTGCAGCCGGCCGAGGTGCGCCGGTTCGCCAACGACTGCCTCGAGGTGCAGTTGCAGGCGAACTGCCGCGAGCGAGACGTCTTCATCATCCAGCCGCTGATCAAGCCGGTGCAGGAGCACCTCGTCGAGCTGCTGCTGATGCTCGACGCGGCCCGCGGCGCGTCGGCGTCCCGCATCACCGCCGTCATGCCGCACTACTCGTACGCGCGATCGGACAAAAAGGACGCGCCGCGCATCTCGATCGGCGGCCGCCTGGTCGCCGACCTGCTGGTGACCGCCGGGGCGAGCCGCGTGCTCGCGATGACCCTGCACTCGCCGCAGGTGCACGGCTTCTTCAGCGTCCCGGTCGACCACCTGCACGCCCTGCAGGAGCTGGCCAAGCACTTCCGCCAGTACGACCTTTCGCGCGCCACCGTCGTCTCGCCCGACCTGGGCAACGCGAAGGAGGCGTCGCACTTCGCGCGGCTCCTCGGCGTCCAGGTCGCGGCCGGGGCGAAGGAGCGTTTCCCCGACGACCGCGTCCAGATCACCTCGGTCATCGGCGAGATCACCGGGCGGGACGTGATCGTCCTCGACGACGAGATCGCCAAGGGCAGCACGGTGCTCGAACTGCTGGACCGGCTCGCCGAGCTGGAGCCGCGTTCGATCCGCGTCGCCTGCACGCACGGCCTGTTCGCGGCGAAGGCCATCGAGCGCATCGGCAGCCGGCCGGAGGTGCTGGAGATCGTCTGCACCAACACCGTCCCGGTGCCCGAGGAAGAGCGCACCGAAAAGCTGAAGATCCTCTCGATCGCGCCGGCGATGGCCGAGGCGATCCGCCGGATCCACAACGGCGAATCGGTGTCGGCGCTGTTCTAA
- a CDS encoding amidase, translating to MTELPDLTAVELVAQYRAKTLSPVEVTEAVLARIEAREPELHALYAYDPSGARDDAKASEARWAAGEPLGPIDGVPLTLKENIATRGTPVPLGTAATALVPAAEDAPAAARVRESGAVLLAKTTMPDYGMLTSGLSSFHPTARNPWLLSATPGGSSAGAGAAAAAGYGPLHVGTDIGGSIRLPAGWCGLTGLKPSFGRVPVDPPFLGRVAGPMTRTVADTALLMSVLSRPDPRDHLCLPPSDLDWASLDLPVAGLRVGLQLDAGVGLPVDPAIRDAVTTAARAFEAAGAVVEPVEPFLTRGMLEGLDVFWRTRAWSDMAALPPERRAKVLPYIADWAAGGANASGVDVYRGFAQIDVMSVAALRATSAFDVVLSPACPVAAPPAEWASPTNDPARPFEHIAFTVPYNMSGQPAVSLNCGYTDDGRPIGLQLAGRRFDDLGVLRVAAAYERLRPPQRPWPIG from the coding sequence ATGACCGAGCTGCCTGACCTGACCGCCGTCGAGCTCGTCGCGCAGTACCGCGCGAAGACGCTCTCGCCGGTCGAGGTGACCGAAGCCGTTCTCGCCCGTATCGAAGCGCGAGAGCCGGAGCTGCACGCGTTGTACGCGTACGACCCTTCGGGTGCGCGTGACGACGCGAAGGCGTCCGAAGCGCGCTGGGCGGCCGGCGAACCGCTGGGCCCGATCGACGGCGTCCCGCTCACCCTGAAGGAGAACATCGCGACCCGCGGCACGCCGGTGCCGCTGGGCACCGCGGCGACCGCGCTGGTCCCGGCCGCCGAGGACGCCCCGGCGGCGGCGCGGGTCCGCGAGTCCGGCGCCGTCCTGCTGGCCAAGACGACCATGCCGGACTACGGGATGCTGACGTCCGGGCTGTCGAGCTTCCACCCCACGGCCCGCAACCCGTGGCTGCTTTCGGCCACGCCCGGCGGCTCCAGCGCGGGCGCGGGCGCCGCGGCCGCCGCGGGCTACGGCCCGCTGCACGTCGGCACGGACATCGGCGGCTCGATCCGGCTGCCCGCGGGCTGGTGCGGCTTGACCGGGCTGAAGCCGAGCTTCGGCCGGGTGCCGGTCGACCCGCCGTTCCTCGGCCGCGTCGCCGGCCCGATGACCCGCACGGTCGCGGACACGGCATTGCTGATGAGCGTGCTCTCGCGCCCGGACCCGCGTGACCACCTGTGCCTGCCGCCGTCGGACCTCGACTGGGCCTCGCTGGATCTGCCGGTCGCCGGGCTGCGCGTCGGCCTGCAGCTCGACGCCGGCGTCGGCCTCCCGGTGGACCCGGCGATCCGCGACGCCGTCACCACGGCGGCCCGGGCGTTCGAGGCGGCGGGTGCGGTCGTCGAGCCGGTCGAGCCGTTCCTCACCCGCGGCATGCTCGAAGGCCTCGACGTCTTCTGGCGCACGCGGGCCTGGTCGGACATGGCGGCCCTGCCGCCGGAGCGCCGGGCGAAGGTCCTGCCCTACATCGCGGACTGGGCAGCGGGCGGCGCGAACGCGTCCGGGGTGGACGTCTACCGCGGCTTCGCCCAGATCGACGTGATGAGCGTGGCGGCCCTGCGTGCGACCTCGGCGTTCGACGTCGTCCTGTCGCCGGCCTGCCCGGTCGCGGCGCCGCCGGCGGAGTGGGCGTCCCCGACGAACGACCCGGCCCGGCCGTTCGAGCACATCGCGTTCACCGTGCCGTACAACATGTCCGGCCAGCCCGCGGTGTCGCTGAACTGCGGCTACACCGACGACGGCCGCCCGATCGGCCTCCAGCTCGCCGGCCGCCGCTTCGACGACCTGGGTGTGCTCCGCGTCGCGGCGGCGTACGAGCGGCTCCGCCCGCCGCAGCGGCCCTGGCCGATCGGGTAG
- a CDS encoding SDR family oxidoreductase, giving the protein MRVVIAGGHGQIALRLERLLTARGDEAVGIIRNPAHVADLEAAGAQAAVLDLENSDVDAVAEVLKGADAAVFSAGAGPGSGTARKDTVDRGAAALFAEAAERAGVRRHVQVGSIGADNPDNPDVTEEFRHYLRAKRAAEDDLKARDLDWTILRPGSLTDDPGTGLVLLAENTGRGPIPRDDVAAVLVGLLDTPASIGRTLTLISGEAAIGEAIAAL; this is encoded by the coding sequence ATGCGAGTCGTCATTGCTGGTGGACACGGTCAGATCGCGCTGCGGCTGGAGCGGCTGCTCACCGCGCGCGGTGACGAAGCGGTCGGCATCATCCGTAACCCCGCCCACGTGGCGGACCTCGAAGCCGCCGGCGCCCAGGCCGCCGTGCTCGACCTGGAGAACTCCGATGTGGACGCCGTCGCCGAAGTGCTGAAGGGCGCCGACGCCGCGGTGTTCTCCGCCGGCGCGGGCCCGGGCAGCGGCACGGCCCGCAAGGACACTGTGGACCGTGGTGCCGCGGCGCTGTTCGCCGAAGCGGCCGAGCGCGCCGGCGTCCGCCGCCACGTCCAGGTCGGTTCGATCGGCGCCGACAACCCGGACAACCCCGACGTCACCGAGGAATTCCGGCACTACCTGCGCGCCAAGCGCGCGGCGGAAGACGACCTCAAGGCCCGCGACCTCGACTGGACGATCCTCCGGCCCGGCTCGCTGACCGACGACCCCGGCACCGGCCTGGTCCTGCTGGCCGAGAACACCGGCCGCGGCCCGATCCCGCGTGACGACGTCGCCGCCGTGCTCGTCGGCCTGCTCGACACCCCGGCGTCCATCGGCCGCACCTTGACCCTGATCTCGGGTGAGGCCGCCATCGGCGAGGCGATCGCCGCGCTGTGA
- a CDS encoding ABC transporter ATP-binding protein, with protein sequence MTIIEVRDLERRYARRDVHALRGVSFDVEAGQRFGIVGESGSGKSTLVRLLAALDKPTAGTVSFQGRRIDNLPERRLGFLRSELQIVFQDPMGSLDPRMRVLDIVSEPIGRREPDRVAELLAAVGLPADAAGRYPHQFSGGQRQRISIARALAPNPSVLIADEPVSALDVSVRGQILDLLGSLVDQFALTLVFVSHDLGVVRHLCDRVAVLRRGELVELGDVAQVYDAPQHEYTRELLKAAPNLRAELARLRGGDDA encoded by the coding sequence ATGACGATCATCGAAGTCCGCGACCTCGAACGCCGGTACGCCCGCCGGGACGTCCACGCGTTGCGAGGGGTCAGCTTCGACGTCGAGGCGGGGCAGCGGTTCGGCATCGTCGGCGAGTCCGGTTCCGGGAAGTCCACGCTGGTCCGGCTGCTCGCCGCGCTCGACAAGCCGACCGCGGGCACGGTGTCGTTCCAGGGTCGCCGGATCGACAACCTGCCGGAACGCCGGCTCGGCTTCCTGCGCTCGGAACTGCAGATCGTCTTCCAGGACCCGATGGGCTCGCTCGACCCGCGGATGCGGGTCCTCGACATCGTGTCCGAGCCGATCGGCCGCCGGGAGCCCGACCGCGTCGCCGAGCTGCTCGCCGCCGTCGGCCTGCCCGCGGACGCCGCGGGGCGGTACCCGCACCAGTTCTCCGGCGGCCAGCGGCAGCGGATCTCGATCGCCCGCGCGCTGGCGCCGAACCCGAGCGTGCTGATCGCCGACGAGCCGGTCAGCGCCCTCGACGTCTCCGTGCGCGGCCAGATCCTCGACCTGCTCGGCTCGCTGGTGGACCAGTTCGCGCTCACGCTGGTCTTCGTGTCGCACGACCTCGGCGTCGTCCGGCACCTCTGCGACCGGGTCGCGGTGCTGCGCCGCGGCGAGCTCGTCGAACTCGGTGACGTGGCGCAGGTCTACGACGCGCCGCAGCACGAGTACACGCGGGAACTCCTGAAAGCCGCGCCGAACCTGCGCGCGGAACTGGCCCGGCTGCGCGGAGGTGACGATGCCTGA
- a CDS encoding ABC transporter permease has protein sequence MRNLVIGGVLVGLVVLAALLSFAWTPFDPVKVDAAHRLLGFSGSHWFGTDKFGRDLLSQLMVGARTTLYVGVVAVGIAAVIGTPLGILAGMSPRWLGEFVMRVNDLVLAFPALLLAIMFGAVFGADTLTAMVAIGIATIPSFARIARSGTLQVMSAEFVLAARAGGRSRLNIAVRHVLPNISGLLIVQASVSFAIAVLAEAALSFLGFGTRPPTPSWGRMLQESQELLTVQPRLALVPGIAIAVAVLGFNLLGDGLRDRLDPRLAARV, from the coding sequence ATGCGCAATCTCGTCATCGGCGGAGTGCTCGTCGGCTTGGTCGTGCTGGCCGCGCTGCTGTCGTTCGCGTGGACGCCGTTCGACCCGGTGAAGGTCGACGCGGCCCACCGGCTGCTCGGCTTCTCCGGCTCCCACTGGTTCGGCACCGACAAGTTCGGCCGCGACCTGCTGAGCCAGCTCATGGTCGGCGCCCGGACGACGTTGTACGTCGGGGTCGTCGCGGTCGGCATCGCCGCGGTGATCGGCACGCCGCTGGGCATCCTCGCCGGTATGTCGCCGCGGTGGCTGGGCGAATTCGTCATGCGGGTCAACGACCTCGTGCTCGCGTTCCCCGCGCTGCTGCTGGCCATCATGTTCGGCGCGGTGTTCGGCGCGGACACGCTGACCGCGATGGTCGCGATCGGCATCGCCACCATCCCGTCGTTCGCGCGGATCGCCCGGTCCGGGACGTTGCAGGTGATGAGCGCCGAGTTCGTGCTCGCGGCCCGCGCGGGCGGCCGGTCGCGGCTGAACATCGCCGTGCGGCACGTGCTGCCGAACATCTCCGGGCTGCTCATCGTGCAGGCTTCGGTGTCGTTCGCGATCGCCGTGCTCGCCGAAGCGGCGCTGTCGTTCCTCGGCTTCGGCACGCGGCCGCCGACGCCGTCGTGGGGCCGGATGCTGCAGGAATCCCAGGAACTCCTGACCGTACAGCCGCGGCTGGCGCTGGTCCCGGGCATCGCGATCGCCGTCGCCGTCCTCGGCTTCAACCTCCTCGGCGACGGCCTCCGCGACCGCCTCGACCCCCGATTGGCGGCGCGCGTATGA
- a CDS encoding aldehyde dehydrogenase family protein, producing the protein MPDYPEGLPVGAGWVSTVDAEEIVFPYDGSVIGTAPVGTPALATRAVDEAVAVAREVASLPSRVRRSLLNDVAAAVRARREEFENLLVLETGKPLIDCRVEVARTIVTWEAAAEEVSRLHGETVPLDLLPSGDGLVGFWKRKPIGVVVGIAGFNYPLLLASHKIAPAIAAGCPVIVKPAPQTPLATLWLVHLVRSHAPVPAMVQLITGDAAVGAALTTDRRIGAVSFTGSAAVGHRIARDAAPTKTLLELGSNAALVVAEDADLDAAVDAVLRGGFYASGQACISVQRVLVVASVAADFTERLLARLDEVVVGDPRDEKTRVSALIDPASTERVAGWIEKSGARQFGGGVDGTILRPTVLLDVPDGVEAWDEEIFGPVVCVRTVSDVDEAFAAVNASRYGLHASVYSKSLNTAFRALDELEVGGVVVNEVPGFRSDTMPYGGVKDSGIGREGPRFAVEELTVTRMAVLRP; encoded by the coding sequence ATGCCTGACTACCCCGAGGGCCTGCCGGTCGGCGCCGGCTGGGTGTCCACTGTGGATGCCGAAGAAATCGTTTTCCCGTACGACGGGAGCGTCATCGGGACCGCGCCCGTCGGCACGCCTGCGCTGGCTACTCGCGCAGTCGACGAGGCTGTCGCGGTGGCCCGCGAAGTGGCTTCGCTGCCTTCGCGGGTTCGGCGTTCGCTGCTCAACGACGTCGCTGCCGCGGTGCGCGCTCGCCGCGAGGAGTTCGAGAACCTGCTCGTGCTGGAGACCGGCAAGCCCCTGATCGATTGCCGCGTCGAGGTGGCGCGCACGATCGTCACCTGGGAAGCCGCGGCCGAAGAGGTGTCGCGGCTGCACGGCGAAACCGTGCCCCTCGACCTGCTGCCGTCCGGCGACGGCCTGGTCGGGTTCTGGAAGCGCAAGCCGATCGGGGTGGTCGTCGGCATCGCGGGCTTCAACTACCCGCTGCTGCTGGCGTCGCACAAGATCGCGCCCGCGATCGCCGCGGGGTGCCCGGTGATCGTCAAGCCCGCGCCGCAGACGCCGCTGGCCACGCTGTGGCTGGTGCACCTCGTGCGCTCGCACGCGCCCGTGCCCGCGATGGTTCAGTTGATCACCGGGGACGCCGCGGTGGGTGCCGCGTTGACGACCGACCGCCGGATCGGCGCGGTCTCGTTCACCGGCTCGGCCGCGGTCGGCCACCGCATCGCCCGCGACGCGGCGCCGACGAAGACGTTGCTGGAGCTGGGCTCGAACGCGGCACTCGTGGTGGCCGAAGACGCCGACCTCGACGCCGCCGTGGACGCCGTGCTGCGCGGCGGGTTCTACGCGTCCGGCCAGGCGTGCATCTCGGTGCAGCGGGTCCTGGTCGTCGCGTCGGTCGCCGCGGACTTCACCGAACGGCTGCTGGCGCGGCTCGACGAGGTCGTCGTCGGCGATCCGCGGGACGAGAAGACGCGGGTGTCCGCGCTGATCGACCCGGCTTCCACCGAGCGCGTGGCCGGGTGGATCGAAAAGTCCGGCGCCCGCCAGTTCGGCGGCGGTGTCGACGGCACGATCCTGCGGCCGACCGTCCTCCTCGACGTCCCGGACGGCGTCGAAGCCTGGGACGAGGAGATCTTCGGCCCGGTGGTCTGCGTGCGCACGGTGTCCGATGTGGACGAAGCCTTCGCCGCGGTGAACGCGTCCCGGTACGGCCTCCACGCGAGCGTCTACAGCAAGTCCCTGAACACGGCGTTCCGCGCGCTGGACGAGCTCGAAGTGGGCGGGGTCGTCGTCAACGAGGTGCCCGGCTTCCGCTCGGACACCATGCCCTACGGCGGCGTGAAGGACTCCGGCATCGGCCGCGAAGGGCCGCGGTTCGCCGTCGAGGAACTGACCGTGACGAGGATGGCGGTGCTGCGTCCGTGA